The Thiomonas sp. FB-Cd genome includes a window with the following:
- a CDS encoding WYL domain-containing protein, producing the protein MVNTQLHPSTPSTLDRASHWGQGRRLEFIDFRLRWEGRLNRSDLMEFFSISTPRASMDIGRYLELAPGNAVYDRSSRSYLAAREFKPLFPDNNPERYLSELLAREAGVMPKGLSFIGWVPPLAMMPRPARVARADVFLQVLDAIRGNKALTVVYQSMSTPQPRERVIAPHALAHDGMRWHVRAYCSLRERYIDFQLGRFLEVGPSQRPGSDGSDDAAWHRMVPLVLAPHPELSPGQQHAIAMDYGMVDGCTTLQCRQSMLFYTLRSLRLLKEGVEPPQAQQITLKNRAAIAEYLPKEAAQS; encoded by the coding sequence ATGGTCAACACGCAACTCCACCCATCCACGCCGTCGACGCTCGACCGCGCCAGTCATTGGGGCCAAGGCCGCCGGCTCGAATTCATCGACTTTCGCCTGCGCTGGGAGGGCCGCTTGAACCGGTCTGACCTCATGGAGTTCTTCAGCATCTCCACACCGAGGGCCTCCATGGACATCGGGCGGTACCTGGAACTGGCTCCGGGCAATGCCGTCTACGACCGCAGCTCACGCAGCTACCTGGCAGCCAGGGAGTTCAAACCGCTTTTTCCCGACAACAATCCCGAGCGCTATCTCAGCGAGTTGCTGGCACGTGAAGCTGGCGTCATGCCCAAGGGCCTCAGCTTCATCGGCTGGGTCCCGCCGCTGGCCATGATGCCGCGCCCCGCGCGCGTCGCGCGTGCGGATGTCTTTCTCCAGGTATTGGATGCCATCCGCGGCAACAAGGCCTTGACGGTGGTTTATCAATCAATGAGCACGCCACAGCCACGGGAGCGCGTCATTGCTCCGCACGCTCTTGCCCATGACGGGATGCGGTGGCACGTCCGTGCCTATTGCTCCCTGCGGGAGCGGTACATCGACTTCCAGTTGGGGCGCTTTCTCGAAGTGGGTCCAAGCCAACGCCCCGGTTCCGATGGGTCGGACGACGCTGCCTGGCATCGCATGGTTCCGCTGGTTCTGGCTCCGCATCCTGAGCTGAGCCCTGGGCAGCAGCACGCCATTGCCATGGACTACGGGATGGTGGACGGCTGCACAACCTTGCAGTGCCGCCAATCGATGCTCTTCTACACGCTTCGCTCACTGCGCTTGCTCAAAGAGGGCGTCGAGCCGCCGCAAGCGCAGCAAATCACGCTGAAGAACCGAGCGGCGATTGCGGAGTACCTCCCCAAGGAGGCGGCCCAGAGCTGA
- a CDS encoding HD domain-containing protein, giving the protein MKLLIKALAFAADKHRNQRRKDVAASPYINHPIALVDVLANEGGLEDERLMVAAVLHDTLEDTQTTERELDKLFGKELVDLVKEVTDDKALPVAERKRLQITHAKTLSRRAKLVKLADKICNLRDMALAPPAGWGLARRQDYFDWAKQVIDEIRGVHPTLERIFDEAYSRRPTAASPEPH; this is encoded by the coding sequence ATGAAACTCCTCATCAAAGCCCTGGCGTTCGCCGCTGACAAGCACCGCAACCAACGCCGCAAAGATGTCGCGGCGTCACCGTACATCAATCACCCCATTGCATTGGTCGACGTGCTTGCCAACGAAGGCGGACTCGAGGATGAACGGCTCATGGTCGCCGCGGTCCTGCACGACACACTCGAGGACACCCAAACCACCGAACGGGAACTCGACAAGCTCTTCGGCAAGGAGCTGGTGGACCTCGTCAAGGAGGTCACCGACGACAAGGCCTTACCCGTTGCCGAGCGCAAGCGGCTTCAGATTACCCATGCCAAGACGCTCAGCCGTCGCGCCAAACTCGTGAAACTGGCCGACAAAATCTGCAATCTGCGCGACATGGCCCTCGCCCCACCGGCGGGTTGGGGTCTGGCGCGTCGGCAAGACTATTTCGACTGGGCCAAGCAAGTCATTGATGAAATCCGCGGCGTGCACCCCACGCTCGAGCGCATCTTCGATGAAGCCTACTCGCGGCGGCCGACGGCCGCGTCACCTGAACCGCATTGA
- a CDS encoding SWIM zinc finger domain-containing protein, which produces MNNRPLLGQVLTSDALRELADERTLGRGMDYFKRNLVTLTDVMAGEVVAEVVGGDIYEVRLFVAEGGRLAYACDCPVGDDGVFCKHAVATALAWFAQGEKDEAGDGSAPSATANARARHPHTQVDVIFGFLLEQDESTLRQLILEGCQISKRLREKVLLMARMDKGSAIGALKAAVRQATRISGFLDWQDAHGYAEQLEDLATMLSARIADGDKRLVEVLEMAIAHAESALEHIDDSNGHVFPAIEALQKVHLEACLALRPDPVALAERLLAFQMEGQWDTFSANTVQIECNQR; this is translated from the coding sequence ATGAACAATCGACCCCTCCTGGGACAGGTTCTCACGTCGGACGCGCTGCGCGAGCTTGCGGATGAGCGCACCTTGGGGCGCGGCATGGACTACTTCAAGCGCAACCTCGTCACGCTCACCGATGTGATGGCCGGTGAGGTGGTGGCCGAAGTCGTTGGAGGCGACATTTACGAAGTGCGATTGTTCGTCGCCGAAGGCGGCCGTTTAGCCTATGCGTGCGATTGCCCAGTGGGCGACGATGGGGTGTTTTGCAAGCATGCCGTCGCTACTGCCTTGGCATGGTTCGCGCAAGGCGAGAAGGACGAGGCCGGCGACGGCTCGGCGCCGTCCGCCACCGCGAACGCAAGGGCGCGCCACCCTCATACACAGGTCGACGTCATATTTGGGTTCCTGCTCGAGCAGGACGAGAGCACGCTGCGCCAGCTTATCCTCGAAGGCTGCCAAATCAGCAAGCGCCTGCGCGAGAAGGTGCTGCTCATGGCACGCATGGACAAAGGCTCGGCTATCGGCGCGCTCAAGGCCGCCGTGCGCCAGGCCACACGCATCAGTGGCTTCCTCGACTGGCAGGATGCACACGGCTATGCCGAGCAGCTCGAAGACCTGGCCACGATGCTGAGCGCACGCATCGCAGATGGCGACAAGCGCTTGGTCGAAGTCCTCGAAATGGCCATTGCGCATGCTGAGAGTGCTCTTGAACATATCGATGATTCCAACGGCCATGTCTTCCCGGCCATCGAGGCATTGCAGAAAGTCCATCTGGAAGCCTGCCTCGCATTGCGGCCCGACCCGGTGGCGCTGGCCGAGCGCCTGCTGGCCTTCCAGATGGAAGGTCAGTGGGACACCTTTAGTGCCAATACTGTTCAGATAGAGTGTAATCAGCGATAA
- a CDS encoding IS4 family transposase, whose protein sequence is MARTRKTLAAQVDVAHLISAGVLASVCPRALIEEVLSETGRASQRERLLPAPAVVYYVMALALWREAPLEEVLRVVCEGLQWLGGGRAGAVQASKSAISQARTRLGAEVLHRLAQRVLRPLAQPGAPGAWYRGLRVMALDGSCMDVADEAANADYFGYPGAARGQSAFPQARLLGLVECGTHAVVAADIAPYHQSERAMASQLLPGKLTPDMLVLADRGFYGFKLWSLACATGAKLAWRVRSTIKLPIEKTLPDGSYLSTVFDSEDRQRERVGHTIRVVEYLLSNSATPTQDSYRLVTNILDPVDAPALELAALYHERWEIESVFAEFKTHLRSNSTVLRSKTPELVRQELWGLLLAHFAIRQLMAQAAWPRSLDPDRLSFTHAVRVIKRKMPQAAAIPP, encoded by the coding sequence ATGGCTAGAACACGCAAGACGCTTGCAGCGCAGGTGGATGTGGCGCACCTGATCAGCGCAGGCGTGCTCGCCAGCGTGTGTCCGCGGGCGCTGATTGAGGAAGTGCTGAGCGAGACAGGCCGAGCCAGTCAGCGTGAGCGTCTATTACCTGCACCGGCGGTGGTGTACTACGTGATGGCGTTGGCGCTGTGGCGCGAAGCGCCTTTGGAGGAAGTGCTGCGGGTGGTCTGCGAGGGCCTGCAATGGCTGGGTGGGGGTCGAGCCGGTGCGGTCCAAGCCAGCAAATCGGCGATTTCGCAGGCGCGCACGCGGCTGGGCGCCGAAGTCCTGCATCGGTTGGCCCAGCGGGTGTTGCGACCGCTCGCTCAGCCCGGGGCGCCGGGCGCCTGGTATCGCGGACTGCGCGTGATGGCCTTGGACGGAAGCTGCATGGATGTGGCCGACGAGGCGGCCAACGCCGACTATTTCGGCTATCCCGGTGCTGCCCGCGGCCAGAGCGCCTTTCCACAGGCGCGGCTGCTGGGCCTGGTGGAGTGTGGAACCCACGCGGTGGTGGCCGCCGACATTGCGCCCTATCACCAGAGCGAACGTGCCATGGCCAGCCAACTACTGCCTGGGAAGTTGACGCCAGACATGCTGGTGCTGGCCGACCGCGGCTTCTACGGATTCAAGCTCTGGAGCCTGGCGTGCGCCACCGGCGCCAAGCTGGCCTGGAGAGTGCGATCCACGATCAAACTGCCGATTGAAAAGACACTGCCCGACGGCTCCTATCTCAGCACGGTGTTCGACAGCGAGGATCGCCAGCGCGAGCGCGTCGGACACACCATCCGGGTCGTCGAGTACCTGTTGAGCAACTCCGCCACGCCGACGCAGGACAGCTACCGGTTGGTCACCAACATCCTGGACCCCGTGGATGCGCCGGCGCTCGAACTGGCGGCGCTCTACCACGAGCGTTGGGAGATCGAGAGCGTCTTCGCCGAATTCAAGACGCATCTGCGCTCCAACAGTACCGTCCTGCGCAGCAAGACGCCGGAGTTGGTGAGGCAGGAACTCTGGGGGTTGCTTCTGGCACACTTCGCCATTCGCCAGCTCATGGCGCAAGCCGCCTGGCCGCGCAGTCTCGATCCGGATCGCCTGAGCTTTACCCACGCGGTGCGTGTGATCAAGCGAAAAATGCCGCAAGCCGCGGCCATTCCCCCCTGA
- a CDS encoding type II toxin-antitoxin system death-on-curing family toxin translates to MAHDYLTVADVLGMHTVLMQRYGGAPGVRDPGALEAALFRPQTGYYDDIVAEAAALLESLAINHPFVDGNKRIAFAAADVFLRINGWRLQRAPMQIYAEMMQMFESGTFDIAHIDPWMRRFARVEGE, encoded by the coding sequence GTGGCTCACGATTACCTGACCGTGGCCGATGTGCTGGGCATGCACACGGTGCTGATGCAGCGTTACGGCGGCGCGCCGGGCGTGCGTGACCCGGGGGCGCTGGAGGCCGCACTGTTCCGCCCGCAGACCGGCTATTACGACGACATTGTGGCTGAGGCTGCTGCCCTGCTGGAAAGCCTGGCAATCAACCACCCGTTTGTGGACGGAAACAAGCGCATCGCCTTTGCGGCGGCCGACGTGTTCCTGCGCATCAATGGCTGGCGCTTGCAGCGTGCGCCGATGCAGATCTATGCGGAGATGATGCAGATGTTCGAGTCGGGCACTTTTGATATCGCCCACATCGATCCCTGGATGCGCCGATTTGCAAGGGTCGAAGGGGAGTGA
- a CDS encoding DUF1778 domain-containing protein: MTDQNESMNGWIRIALRMTPEQRDLLRRAAEVAGMPVSTFVLRSACQEADLLLSEQQPGVPV, translated from the coding sequence GTGACCGACCAGAACGAATCAATGAACGGCTGGATTCGAATTGCGCTGCGGATGACACCCGAGCAGCGGGACTTGCTGCGCCGCGCGGCAGAAGTTGCAGGGATGCCCGTGTCGACTTTCGTTCTCCGCAGCGCCTGCCAGGAAGCAGACCTGCTTCTTAGCGAGCAGCAGCCCGGTGTACCTGTTTAA
- a CDS encoding DUF262 domain-containing protein — protein sequence MSSSKKGQIESAKIVIGEVFSRFWFRIPDYQRAYVWGKDEISELIDDVNYASEHNPEGQYFLGSMVLRKATRTMDGVAFEEYELLDGQQRLTTLMLMLACIRDRVTDAKLKGACREMLYQEENKWKKIPGRNRIVYDIRDNVGAFIERYIKANDGSRSVDLPAIASSKNLSLANMAAGMQTIHASFDDAERFQSAGEFDRFVGYLLNNALFIYVSTEDLDDAFRLFTILNDRGIPLSNSDILKAKNLGAITGEKDRSKWAEYWEEVEGEMGRDEFDRFLSLVRTIYVKDKAREGLLKEFDERIYGSKPPLLALGSDTFEAVKAYKDAFDQAIQFDDLPTALGNAYRNRINVMRKGLPSTDWIPPVLAWYRKFKAEKLLNLIECIDNKFSADWILQLTPTQRISNMNDVLKAIDGAKVPADVLDSKVFEFDGKQLAVLLDGAIYGRRFAKYVLLRLEYLLASHAAPLNLPDEISVEHILPQTPSATSQWVKDFTEDQRDAWLHRLGNLMLLSRRKNTSLGNLDYADKRVRYFEDRVESLPNSQRLLATTAFALPDLETRHKDLLDRLANSYGAKL from the coding sequence ATGAGCTCAAGTAAAAAAGGCCAAATTGAAAGTGCGAAGATTGTCATTGGCGAGGTGTTCTCGCGCTTCTGGTTTCGAATTCCGGATTACCAGCGTGCCTACGTCTGGGGCAAGGATGAAATTTCTGAGCTGATCGACGATGTGAACTACGCCAGCGAGCACAACCCCGAGGGGCAGTATTTCCTGGGCTCGATGGTTCTGCGCAAAGCGACGCGAACGATGGATGGCGTGGCCTTCGAGGAATATGAATTGCTCGATGGTCAGCAGCGGTTGACCACGCTGATGCTGATGCTGGCCTGCATTCGAGATCGGGTGACGGATGCCAAGCTCAAAGGCGCGTGCCGCGAGATGCTGTACCAGGAAGAGAACAAGTGGAAAAAAATCCCTGGGCGCAATCGCATCGTTTATGACATCCGCGACAACGTGGGTGCATTCATTGAACGCTACATCAAGGCAAACGACGGGTCGCGGAGCGTGGACTTGCCCGCCATCGCTTCCAGCAAAAACCTGTCGCTGGCGAATATGGCCGCAGGTATGCAGACCATCCACGCTAGTTTTGATGACGCCGAGCGCTTCCAGAGTGCGGGCGAATTTGACCGTTTTGTGGGCTACTTGCTGAACAATGCGCTGTTCATCTATGTGTCGACCGAGGATCTGGATGACGCCTTCCGGCTGTTCACCATTCTTAACGATCGGGGTATTCCTCTGTCGAACAGCGACATCCTCAAGGCTAAGAACCTGGGGGCGATCACTGGCGAGAAGGATCGCAGCAAGTGGGCGGAGTACTGGGAGGAGGTCGAGGGTGAGATGGGCCGCGATGAGTTCGACCGCTTCCTGTCTTTGGTGCGCACCATCTATGTGAAAGACAAAGCGCGCGAAGGTCTGCTCAAAGAGTTTGACGAACGCATCTATGGTTCCAAGCCGCCACTGCTGGCGCTGGGCAGTGATACCTTTGAAGCCGTCAAAGCTTACAAGGACGCATTTGATCAAGCCATTCAATTCGATGATCTGCCGACTGCACTGGGCAATGCGTATCGCAACCGCATCAACGTTATGCGCAAGGGGCTTCCGTCCACCGATTGGATTCCTCCGGTGCTTGCCTGGTATCGCAAGTTCAAGGCAGAAAAATTGCTCAATCTGATTGAATGCATCGACAACAAGTTTTCTGCTGACTGGATTCTTCAGCTCACACCCACTCAGCGCATCAGCAATATGAACGATGTGCTGAAGGCCATCGACGGTGCCAAAGTGCCAGCTGACGTGCTGGACAGCAAGGTTTTCGAGTTTGATGGCAAGCAACTGGCTGTCCTGCTGGACGGCGCGATCTATGGTCGCCGCTTTGCCAAGTACGTGTTGCTGCGGCTGGAATACCTGCTCGCCAGCCACGCAGCCCCGCTGAATCTGCCCGATGAAATTAGCGTTGAGCACATCTTGCCGCAGACACCTTCCGCGACAAGCCAATGGGTCAAGGATTTCACAGAGGATCAGAGGGACGCTTGGCTCCACCGCTTGGGCAACCTGATGCTTCTATCGCGTCGCAAGAACACATCCTTAGGGAATCTTGACTACGCCGACAAGCGGGTACGCTACTTTGAGGACCGCGTCGAAAGCTTACCGAACTCTCAGCGCTTGCTGGCCACAACAGCGTTTGCCCTACCTGACCTGGAGACACGGCACAAGGACCTCTTGGATCGCTTGGCGAACTCCTACGGAGCAAAGCTGTGA
- a CDS encoding virulence RhuM family protein, translating into MVSRKVPPNLTNKTEVSLVRSSAAEYLTFIAASGQGGVEAVYADENVWITQKMMALLYDVDVRTINYHLKKVFSDSELEADSVIRNFRITASDGKSYDTQHYKLPAIIAVGYKVNSERAVQFRKWATGIIEQFTIKAYVMDDERIKAGGSVLTDQYFEEQLQRVREIRISERKFYQKITDIYATAIDYDVTAQATKRFFATVQNKLHWAIHGQTAAEVVYHRADADQPNMGLTTWKDAPGGKIQKFDVVVAKNYLTEPEMAQLSRLVNAYLDVAEDMAQRKIPMTMQDWETRLNRFIEATDREVLQDAGKVTAEIAKAHAESEFEKYRIVQDRLFESDFDRLLKQIESGDAPNTGKD; encoded by the coding sequence ATGGTCAGCAGGAAAGTACCGCCGAATCTGACTAACAAAACAGAGGTTTCCCTCGTCCGCTCCTCGGCGGCCGAGTACCTGACGTTCATCGCAGCCAGCGGCCAGGGCGGCGTGGAAGCGGTGTACGCTGACGAGAATGTCTGGATCACGCAGAAAATGATGGCGCTGCTCTATGACGTTGACGTCCGAACCATCAACTACCACCTAAAGAAGGTTTTTTCCGATAGCGAACTGGAGGCTGATTCAGTTATCCGAAATTTTCGGATAACTGCCTCGGACGGCAAGAGCTACGACACCCAGCATTACAAGCTGCCGGCCATCATCGCGGTGGGCTACAAGGTGAATTCCGAGCGAGCTGTGCAGTTCCGCAAGTGGGCGACGGGCATCATCGAGCAGTTCACCATCAAGGCCTACGTGATGGACGATGAGCGCATCAAGGCTGGTGGTTCGGTCCTCACCGATCAGTATTTCGAAGAGCAACTGCAACGTGTCCGCGAGATCCGCATCTCGGAACGCAAGTTCTACCAGAAGATCACGGACATCTACGCCACGGCCATTGACTACGATGTGACGGCCCAGGCCACAAAGCGTTTCTTCGCCACCGTGCAGAACAAGCTGCACTGGGCCATCCACGGACAGACGGCAGCCGAGGTGGTCTACCACCGCGCCGATGCCGACCAGCCCAATATGGGCTTGACCACCTGGAAGGATGCGCCGGGCGGGAAGATTCAGAAGTTCGATGTCGTGGTCGCCAAGAACTACCTGACCGAGCCCGAAATGGCGCAACTCTCACGCCTGGTCAACGCCTATCTGGATGTGGCCGAGGACATGGCACAGCGCAAAATCCCGATGACCATGCAGGACTGGGAAACCCGCCTGAACCGCTTCATCGAGGCCACCGATCGCGAGGTCCTCCAGGATGCCGGCAAGGTGACGGCGGAAATCGCCAAGGCCCATGCCGAAAGCGAGTTTGAAAAATACCGCATCGTGCAGGATCGGCTGTTTGAGAGCGACTTTGACCGGCTGCTGAAACAGATCGAATCCGGTGATGCGCCCAACACGGGCAAGGACTGA
- a CDS encoding DEAD/DEAH box helicase family protein encodes MTERTAYSTLQAENARLIAILESHGIEWRMPQSAVVVASDPEPSRLSTAEKVALFRRLFRGRTDVYPVRWEGKTSGKSGYAPACANEWRAGVCEKPRVKCGDCSNRLLIPLSDAVIYDHLAGEHTIGVYPLLEDHTCYFLAADFDEADWRDDARAFIQSCEELGVPAALEISRSGNGAHAWVFFASRVSARDARRLGTAIISHTCSRTRQLKLESYDRLFPNQDTMPKGGFGNLIALPLQKSPRESGCSVFVDADLQPYPDQWGFLASIQPMPVHDIEPTILRATGGVHPLDVTFIDDEDLATPWKRQSTATNKLAGQMPKSLTVTLANLVYFEKAQLPQALANRLIRLAAFQNPEFYKAQAMRMSVWDKPRVIGNAENYPQHIALPRGCLDAALDLLRVTGIACDLRDECFGGEPIDVSFVGSLRLDQEAAVAGMLHHDTGVLCAPTAFGKTVTAAAMIARRGVNTLVLVHRTELLKQWQERLQAFLGVGKGVVGTIGGGKAKPTGKIDIAVMQSVSRQGEVNPLVENYGQVIVDECHHVGAVSFDAILKRTRAKYVLGLTATPIRRDGQQPIIFMQCGPIRYTAASPAGAPHDLEVLPRSRFTRIDLPTDAGIQDVFRHLANDQARTESIAAEVRDAVGQGRKVLVLTERTEHLDAIKAELDGLLPVPFVLHGRMSKKQRSALVADLDALPPDAPRVLLSTGKLVGEGFDHPPLDTLVLAMPVSWKGTLQQYAGRLHREHACKADVRIIDFVDTGHPALLRMWDKRQAGYKAMGYRLGGDVAVTE; translated from the coding sequence ATGACTGAACGGACCGCTTATTCAACTCTGCAGGCCGAAAACGCCCGCCTGATCGCGATCCTTGAATCCCACGGCATTGAGTGGCGTATGCCGCAATCGGCCGTCGTCGTGGCGAGTGATCCGGAGCCTTCCCGGCTTTCCACCGCCGAGAAGGTAGCTCTGTTCCGACGCCTGTTTCGCGGGCGCACAGATGTATACCCGGTCCGCTGGGAAGGCAAGACCTCAGGCAAGTCAGGCTACGCGCCAGCCTGCGCCAACGAGTGGCGAGCCGGTGTTTGCGAAAAGCCCAGAGTCAAATGCGGCGATTGCAGCAACCGCCTGCTGATCCCGCTGTCCGACGCGGTGATCTACGACCATCTGGCTGGCGAGCACACCATTGGTGTCTATCCGCTGCTGGAAGATCACACCTGTTACTTCCTCGCTGCAGACTTTGACGAGGCCGACTGGCGTGACGACGCACGAGCCTTCATACAGTCCTGTGAGGAACTGGGTGTTCCAGCGGCGCTGGAAATCTCTCGGTCTGGGAATGGCGCCCACGCGTGGGTTTTCTTCGCCAGCCGTGTTTCTGCACGTGACGCCCGGCGCCTTGGCACCGCCATCATCAGCCACACCTGCTCGCGTACCCGGCAACTGAAGCTGGAATCCTACGACCGGCTGTTCCCGAACCAGGACACGATGCCCAAAGGCGGCTTCGGCAACCTGATCGCTTTGCCGCTGCAAAAGTCGCCTCGCGAGAGTGGCTGCAGCGTGTTCGTCGACGCTGACCTGCAACCTTATCCAGATCAGTGGGGATTCCTGGCGTCTATCCAGCCCATGCCGGTACACGACATCGAGCCGACCATCCTGCGTGCCACAGGTGGCGTCCATCCACTTGACGTCACCTTCATCGATGATGAAGACCTGGCCACACCCTGGAAGCGGCAGAGCACGGCGACCAATAAGCTGGCTGGGCAGATGCCCAAGTCGCTGACCGTGACGCTGGCCAATCTGGTTTATTTTGAGAAGGCCCAACTTCCGCAGGCACTGGCCAACCGCCTGATCCGTCTGGCAGCTTTCCAGAATCCCGAGTTCTACAAAGCCCAGGCCATGCGCATGTCGGTCTGGGACAAGCCCCGTGTCATCGGCAATGCGGAGAACTACCCGCAGCACATCGCCTTGCCTCGCGGTTGCCTCGATGCCGCGCTGGATCTGCTGCGGGTCACCGGCATCGCCTGTGACCTGCGCGATGAGTGCTTCGGCGGGGAACCCATCGACGTCTCCTTCGTCGGCTCTTTGCGTCTGGACCAGGAGGCTGCAGTTGCCGGAATGCTGCATCACGACACCGGCGTGCTGTGCGCTCCAACGGCCTTTGGCAAAACGGTCACTGCCGCCGCAATGATCGCTCGCCGTGGTGTAAACACACTGGTGCTGGTACATCGAACGGAACTGCTCAAGCAATGGCAGGAACGTCTGCAGGCTTTTCTGGGTGTTGGAAAGGGCGTGGTCGGCACCATCGGGGGTGGCAAAGCCAAACCTACTGGCAAGATCGACATTGCCGTGATGCAGTCCGTCTCCCGACAGGGCGAAGTGAACCCGTTGGTAGAAAACTATGGTCAGGTGATTGTGGACGAGTGCCACCACGTTGGCGCTGTGTCGTTTGATGCCATCTTGAAGCGGACCAGGGCCAAGTACGTGCTGGGCCTGACAGCGACACCCATCCGCCGTGATGGTCAGCAACCCATCATCTTCATGCAGTGCGGGCCGATCCGATACACGGCGGCCAGCCCCGCTGGCGCGCCACACGACCTGGAAGTGCTGCCTCGTTCACGCTTTACGCGTATCGACCTGCCCACCGATGCTGGCATCCAAGACGTGTTTCGACATCTCGCCAATGACCAGGCGAGGACGGAGTCCATCGCCGCCGAGGTGCGTGATGCAGTCGGTCAGGGACGCAAGGTGCTGGTCCTGACCGAGCGTACGGAACACCTCGATGCCATCAAGGCCGAGCTCGACGGCCTGCTACCGGTACCGTTCGTCTTGCATGGTCGAATGTCGAAGAAGCAGCGATCGGCGCTGGTTGCAGACCTTGATGCACTACCGCCCGATGCGCCGCGCGTTCTACTTTCGACTGGGAAGCTGGTTGGCGAGGGCTTCGATCACCCGCCGTTGGACACCCTGGTACTGGCTATGCCAGTTTCCTGGAAAGGCACCCTTCAGCAGTACGCCGGGCGCCTGCACCGTGAGCACGCCTGCAAGGCCGACGTGCGGATCATTGACTTCGTGGACACCGGCCACCCGGCGCTACTGCGGATGTGGGACAAGCGGCAGGCTGGTTACAAGGCGATGGGATACCGATTGGGTGGTGACGTGGCTGTGACTGAATGA
- a CDS encoding DUF1778 domain-containing protein gives MTAVASSPSARSARLGLRATPEQEVVLRRAAEVAHKSLTDFILDSACLAAEQTLLDQRLFMVSGSQYQALMDLLERPEQANEGLRDLFARKAPWDAK, from the coding sequence ATGACTGCTGTTGCATCGTCGCCTTCCGCTCGCTCCGCCCGACTTGGGCTGCGCGCCACCCCCGAACAGGAGGTGGTGCTGCGCCGTGCAGCTGAAGTGGCCCACAAGTCGCTGACCGATTTCATCCTCGACAGCGCTTGCCTGGCCGCCGAGCAGACACTGCTCGATCAACGATTGTTCATGGTCTCGGGCAGCCAGTACCAGGCCCTGATGGATCTGCTGGAGCGCCCCGAACAGGCCAATGAGGGTTTGCGTGATCTGTTTGCCCGCAAGGCTCCCTGGGACGCGAAGTGA
- a CDS encoding GNAT family N-acetyltransferase, which translates to MTLRAPEPLAAQHRLEGFDCGKPALNDWLFRHSRQAQGSGSAKTFVVAEDDGRVAGYFSLTVGQVDSLEAPERIRKGMGQYPLPVVILARLAVSVVDQGRGIGFGLQQDAIRRTMLIAEQAGIRAMLTHPIDQEAARFYTRFGFNASPLREQQLLLLLKDAKKVV; encoded by the coding sequence GTGACGTTGCGCGCACCGGAGCCCCTGGCCGCGCAACATCGGCTGGAAGGTTTTGATTGCGGCAAGCCCGCACTAAACGACTGGCTCTTCCGCCACTCGCGCCAAGCCCAGGGCAGTGGCTCGGCCAAGACCTTCGTCGTTGCCGAGGACGATGGCCGCGTGGCGGGCTACTTCAGCCTGACCGTGGGGCAGGTTGATTCGCTGGAAGCGCCGGAGCGTATCCGCAAGGGAATGGGGCAGTACCCCTTACCGGTGGTGATACTGGCGAGGCTCGCTGTCTCGGTGGTGGATCAGGGGCGAGGCATAGGCTTTGGCCTGCAGCAGGATGCGATTCGCCGCACGATGCTGATTGCCGAGCAGGCCGGCATCCGGGCCATGCTGACCCATCCCATCGATCAAGAAGCGGCGCGGTTCTACACCCGGTTCGGGTTCAACGCATCACCCCTGCGGGAACAGCAACTTCTCCTGCTGCTCAAGGATGCAAAGAAGGTCGTCTGA